In a single window of the Cryptococcus neoformans var. neoformans JEC21 chromosome 11 sequence genome:
- a CDS encoding expressed protein, with translation MDDSQAGPSLTAYASRFLANRMGDRGREVQGSQIFRSPSPSSPTHDPFIPSPSLNASHPHLPGSRSPSRSPTRTPPFPGAGIEAIPDIDGTMGASSVGVGLLFDGPEDDDQPKPQESFTQPPVGFGGNKGKERSRIPNPYESSSESEDEDEGEPEMALDEVDTVRRSLLRPHPQQQREPLSERAKKGWLAHQSVFPPSSSSSSDDESDKETESESGDGESRFTNGGQGLYEGGADSSNLYDTRTIPAAYNVATNLEEPLLAEEDGQRESRVPVRLHVYHGRFGHWEKEGLRKYKDSGFLALWLASLIGIIVGLLFVWGSTDPSPDAPRSPPSILPLLPLLLILLIPPLVLPPAFLFLLQKTVRPVLMGTAISIPFSLFVCGWWALGASFETAGLDGVEQGDRWWGTTGLRVGALLLWALAGWFGRLVWLRRKRLERAASVVELSTKLLLSHPPLLLLTPILLGVFAITSIPFLTLLIRLGMIGYWRHPRENTWVFHIRPYAGWLIFLVTLVWVWTWGVIRGVGRVAVAGVIGEWYFHREEHSRQDPVEVTTAAVHRATGSSLGSICLGAGIIAVVRTVGRAASTLKQYTSPKNTRLPSFLSFLHHLAPVFTIIAGVLDQLNGYALVYVGITGDAFWPSARRAVGLAGRRRVGKLLDYTLIKLLLTLSSTAMGLFTATAGYLYMAHSMGNPGYAPLAGMLCGGVPFLAVRAGAGVLTDAADALFICYQIDRELGGQHSEETKGAFLGEQPRGAGAV, from the exons ATGGACGACAGTCAAGCTGGCCCTTCCCTTACTGCATATGCAAGCCGTTTCCTTGCGAACAGAATGGGGGATAGAGGCAGAGAGGTCCAAGGTAGTCAG ATATTCCGAtctccatcaccatcatcgccTACCCACGACCCCTTCattccttcaccatctcTAAACgcatctcatcctcacctcCCTGGATCACGATCACCTTCGCGCTCACCGACTCGTACTCCGCCTTTCCCCGGTGCTGGAATTGAGGCCATACCAGATATTGATGGCACAATGGGAGCTAGTAGCGTTGGAGTTGGTCTCCTTTTTGACGGAcctgaggatgatgaccaACCAAAACCTCAAGAGAGTTTTACACAGCCACCTGTCGGGTTCGGCGGAAACAAAGGGAAAGAACGGTCGAGGATACCTAATCCCTAcgaatcttcttccgaaagtgaagacgaggatgaaggcgagCCCGAGATGGCCCTAGATGAGGTCGATACTGTGAGACGTTCGTTACTCCGACCTCATCCGCAGCAACAACGCGAACCTCTCTCAGAACGCGCAAAGAAGGGTTGGCTGGCACATCAGAGTGTGTTCccgccttcatcttcatcatccagcgatgatgagagtgaTAAAGAGACGGAATCTGAATCTGGGGATGGTGAATCGAGATTTACGAATGGTGGTCAAGGATTGTACGAGGGGGGGGCGGATAGCTCCAACTTGTATGACACGCGGACGATACCTGCCGCCTACAATGTCGCTACTAACCTGGAGGaacctcttcttgccgaagaagatggacaaCGAGAGTCAAGAGTTCCTGTCAGGCTTCATGTTTACCACGGTCGCTTTGGGCAttgggagaaagaagggttgAGGAAGTACAAAG ACTCTGGATTCCTCGCACTTTGGCTAGCGTCATTAATAGGTATCATTGTTGGCCTGTTATTTGTATGGGGCTCTACTGAC CCTTCACCGGACGCTCCTCGTTCGCCCCCGTCGATTCTCccgcttcttccgcttctcCTTATTCTTCTCATTCCCCCTCTTGTCCTTCCACCagccttccttttcttgctGCAGAAGACCGTTCGGCCCGTTCTCATGGGCACGGCCATAAGCATCCCATTCTCGTTGTTCGTTTGTGGATGGTGGGCTTTAGGAGCAAGTTTCGAGACTGCTGGCTTGGATGGGGTGGAACAAGGAGACAGATGGTGGGGTACGACAGGGCTGAGGGTCGGTGCTTTGTTACTATGGGCATTGGCAGGTTGGTTTGGCAGGCTTGTCTGGCttaggaggaagaggctaGAAAGGGCTGCTTCAGTTGTTGAA CTTTCTACCAAGCTTCTCCTATCccatccacctctccttcttctgactcccatccttcttggtGTATTCGCTATTACCTCCATTCCATTCCTTACTTTACTCATTCGGTTGGGCATGATCGGCTATTGGCGTCATCCGCGGGAGAACACTTGGGTGTTCCACATCCGACCTTATGCTGGGTggctcatcttcttggtgACTTTGGTCTGGGTCTGGACCTGGGGTGTGATTCGAGGTGTTGGAAGAGTTGCGGTCGCTGGCGTTATTGGAGAGTGGTACTTTCATCG TGAGGAGCACAGTCGACAGGATCCTGTCGAAGTCACCACTGCTGCGGTACATCGAGCCACAGGCTCTTCACTTGGCTCCATCTGCCTTGGTGCAGGTATCATTGCCGTCGTGCGTACTGTTGGTCGCGCGGCCTCTACCCTTAAGCAATACACCTCACCTAAAAACACTCgccttccctccttcctatctttccttcaccatctcGCCCCCGTTTTCACCATTATCGCGGGCGTTCTCGATCAGCTCAACGGTTATGCCTTGGTATACGTCGGTATCACCGGCGATGCCTTTTGGCCTAGCGCCCGTCGGGCTGTCGGTCTCGCTGGGAGACGTAGGGTGGGCAAGTTACTGGACTACACCCTCATCAAACTTTTGCTCACTCTGAGTTCGACGGCGATGGGATTGTTCACTGCTACAGCAGGCTACTTGTACATGGCTCATTCCATGGGTAACCCGGGATATGCGCCTTTGGCAGGGATGCTATGTGGTGGTGTGCCGTTTTTGGCTGTCAGAGCTGGTGCTGGGGTCTTGACTGATGC AGCGGATGCGTTATTTATCTGCTATCAAATTGATAGAGAGCTTGGAGGGCAACATAGCGAGGAAACGAAGGGTGCGTTCTTGGGGGAACAGCCTCGAGGAGCTGGTGCAGTTTGA